The nucleotide sequence TTCACCAAGGCCAAAGTCTAGAAATGTCGATCGATGGATGCAGGCTGTCAACCGGTAGATTCCAAATCTACAAAAACAGAGAGTATTTTCTAACCCGAAACACATACACATCACAATTACAATTGCATAGGATATGAAAACGAGCCgagactctgataccactgatgAGGAATGCCATTAATAAGTGTACCAATGCAACGGTTTAActgattttcaaaaactttttttgAAAACACATGAAAAGCCAGcgaaaacataaaccaaaatcaCATTGCAAGACTCGTTTCGATGTCCATATGCTAACcaaaactaaaccatgccataaGAGGTTTAATAGGTATACCTTTCAACTCTTGAAGGGTGATGTAGAGGCTAAAATTCTCCAGGTAGTAACAATTATTTGCTCCAAAAATAGCTCTCGAAACTTCTTTGCTTAGACCAAATTGTCCCCTGAAAATACAAGGGGCTTATCGAGTCCACACTCTAGCAAGGTGGTGAAtccttttactttctttttgtGCTAGACAGAGAGAGTAAGGGAGATTAAGGCGAGATGAGTTGGCAGCAACCAAAGCGACGAGAGAGGGGAGGTGACACGTTGACGGCGAGAGAGACGATGGTGACGACATAGATAGAGGATGTAGCAGCAGTCAACAAGATGAGTTGGTGATGAGGCGGGTCGACGACGAGAACAACGAACACCTAAGGtagtgttctctttgtgtttcatttttgagttttgagttttgaattcattttgagttttgtgttttgagtgtttgttttgagatttctgaaaatgcattctttttgtcattttaagaaattgtttttcaaaactaaaaattgaaaacgcgtttactttcaaatttaaaaaaaaaaattattttatgatattttattcataaagcatcatcaaataaattattttattcacaaaatatcatctacttaatccaatttttaattattttatttttatgcagtGTATACCTACTTGTTAATGATAATGTCTAAGAAtctatcttaataataataagctaCTTCAACATTTAATggctatttaaattaaaattaattattattattatttaaaaaattaaaacaaatataaagatgatgaagtgtatttttgtaacactgtatttttaatttttaaacaattttaaaaaacattgaAGGAGGCGGTGATGCAATCGCAACCGCCTCCTCTACTCTTCCTTTTAAACctaaagaggaaaaaaagaagatgaaaagcAGAGGAGGTGGCGGATTTGGCTGGAGGAAGCCGTGAACCTGGGCCAATCTGAGTTGCTGGAAGAGGCGGTGGCTGGAGGATGAACAACGGTTATGGCTGAGGACGAACGGTAGCGGTGGTTGAGGGCGAACGACGATCGTGGCTAGAGGGCGAACGGCGGCCTCGGAGAGGGTCGATCTGAGGCGATGGCTGTCGGAGAGGGTCGATCTGAGGCGATGGTGGCTGGAAGAGAACGAACGGCGGCGATTCGAAGGGCTGATCTTGGTCGACGATGGTGTTTCATAGAGGAGAAGAGTGAAGATCatacaggagagagagagagagagagagagagagagagaggagaataCATAAGGGCAGTAAGgcgttttccgtgttttgggTTTGGCACCGTGGTTTTGGCTCAAAATGGCCAAAACGTATTTTTGGCGTTTTTAGTTTTGTGTGTAAAGTTTTttggtgttttgaaaaatgtatttttgaaaatgagtaagtaaacgcgttttggatgttttgaaaaactgaaaacagaaaacagtCCGAAAATGGCAAAGAGAACAAGCCCTAAATTTTTCTCTAGTTATTCCAAACCTTCACGCTTCGCTTCACTACATTTACAAATTTGCAATCTAGAATTAACATATAATactatttatatcatataaattataaattaattttacatacacctttatttattttattctaacacttatattttaactatttgCTATATATacccctatatttttaaaatctacAATTTGCCCCACATTTCTCttcccttaatttttttaaaaaatatcatttttgataTGAAAACGTTTTTCAATCTCGGGAGCAAAATGGAACATCATTAAGATGGGCGGTCGGCAGCCGGTGCGCCCCCGCGCCACCTAGAGGATGGAACTGGCGACCATCTTAActccaaaccctaaccctagacTTAATCCTTGGCCGCTGAAGTCTCCGGTGAATTCTTCCTATCTACGCCCCAAGCACTTCATTGGAGCCCTGCCACAGCCGGTATCatgttcattttcttccatttcggTTCGGCCGTCCTCTTCGGGGCTACAGCCATCCCTGAGGTTCCTCTCTACGTCTTTATTTCGACTGTTAAATATTTGTCATTAATGCGATATTATCGCTCATAGCTTGTTGGCTATGTATATGAATGTAGATACGCAGTGCTCGGGGCTGGTTTTGCTGGTTTATCTGTGGCTTGGCATTTGTTGCTGGTACTCTCTGCCCCTCTTTCtgcattttcttgaaatttcttttgGCCACTTCATCCCATTGTAGCGAGATTCGCATGGTGTTTCAAGCAAtagattaattttgtaatttttcaagGATGATCAGAAAATGGGGGGTCTGGTCATGAATCTTTTGTTGTAtcacaacaagaacaacaacTATCACAAATTATTTGCCGCACAACAAATGCTAAAACATCCATGACTTCGGGAACGACACAAATTCTCATTAAAATGTAGCAGAAACTTGTAATAGGcccctaaaatatttttgaaatgtgCTACTcatagttttaattatttttatggtCCTAAAATATATTGTAAGCAACGATATTAACTAGCaatcttttataaatattattaacctTGGTATTTGATAGTGAATGTGTTTTGAtgcttaatattattatttttaattttttagtgaattttatattaatattgcATATAGTTTTATATCACCTAGCATTTTTCCTATCCTATAATATTTGGGATATTTATTTCTtgtctcttttccttttttctcttcCTATGCTGGCAACTATGGTTGTTTACAGTTGAGCTACTGGTCTAGgagattataataatttaaatttagcataGTAAAGTTGTGCAGACACTGTTTTTCATAGATGGGTATAGACTAAGAACCATATCTtggttatctaaaaaaaaaaaaaaaaaaacgtttcctatgaaaaactttttttttttggatgtgGGAACTAGATATATTATGCTTGGATATTTTCCACACTAGtggttaaatatatatttatgtattcacTAAACCAGTGTTATTAGTTCTTCTGTGCACCCAAGAAAATGCTTTCCTTTTTAACAATGAAACTAATCTTACTGAGTTATGAGTGAgtcttatgattttttatgacttCATATTGAATGCGATAtgatttctgaattttttttgcTGAGGTGGTGATAAGCTTTTCCTAGTGCATCTTTTATTGtagtttctttaatttttcattcagTGACATGATTATGCTCCTGACATATCAATCCTCATTTTGAAGCATGTTGAACAGTTGAATAAATTCTTTATCCACATACTTACCTCACTCATTTTATGATATGCAACTTTAGTTGTGGCTAATTCCTTGCAGCACAGTCCTAAGGAGTTGCATGTGTGCATTGACATATATGATGAAGTTGGCATTGGTGGAGGTGCATCCGGAGTATCAGGAGGACTACTACACCCGTATTCCCCAAAAGGTTAAAATCTCCTTTTTGATACACAGATTACCTGAGTAGGTTTTTAcatgttttcttcttgttgtacttttttttttttatgtttttgagagaCGCCCATATTCCAGTTTGAATTATTAACATCGATTAATTTGATTCTATCAGTTAAGCTTCTCTGGCGGGGTGCAGAGTGCTGGAGAGAGAGTTTGAAGCTTTTAAGCATTGCAGAAGCAGCAGTTGGGTGCAGCAAATTGGAATCAGAAAGTAACTGCTATACTCAGAGTTCTGATGGATTCATAGTCAGGAGAAggtcttctctttcttctagactgtttattgtttatctcactCTCTTTTTGAGTGGTGTTGCAAATTGTTAGTGATTTTTTCtgttccctttctttttctatttttggttTTTCTCATCTGGGTGTTCTACAATTCCAGATAGAAAATCTGTTGCAGCATGGCACAATTAGTGGTTGCTGTCTTCCAATATCTTCAAATGCTTCCACTCTTTtagtttagatatttattagtGGTGAGCAGCATGACTTTTTGTGAGCTGCATGGTCTGGATGACTGGATTTTGAGTTGTTTACTTTTAGTTTCTTACCTGAAGTCAGCATTACATAGTTGTGCTCTCTCGTGTTGTGTTTCCTCATTTATGTATTGATGACCTAGATAATCAGTACAGACTTAGAGAATTGCATTTGATACACGCATGTTATAGCGCCCTCGGGTAGAACTCACTCTCAAAAGTTAGCTGTAAAGGGGAAGATGTTCAAGAGATTAAAAACTCCACATTAGGAGCCTAAACTTCTGACGTGAGACAAGTCCCATACCTTGCAGTAGGCTATAACATACCACCATGCTCTGTAGTCTCGGTGCCCACGACGACAAGTTGTGCACTAGCCTCGGACGAACATTGCAATGCCAGTGTCATCTCTGTCGTCAGACGATTGTTACTAGGAGACATGGGgctggctttgataccaattgtcacacCCTTAGGGTTGAACTAGGGTGTGAAAGGGAATTtggaaattaagagagaaattttaggaagaaattagatgagagggagagatatagaagaaataatgaagaagataaccgagagagagaaatattagAAGAGAAACAGAATATTCAATTCATTCTCATCATCATAGCCCTTCCTACAGCTAAGGCTTAGTATCTACAGCTAAGGCTTAGTATATATAGCCTCACATTAGCTACCGGACAAGGTACTCTAACCGCCTAAGAtacaagacaaaaaagaaaGTATCCTAACAGAATAGAGGGGCACAATTACATAGCTACCCTTGGCATGTGACAACACACATATTATGGGAATCACTTTGAATATCAAACATTTAAGATGCAACTTATGCATTGCAGAGGTATTCTGAGACCAGCAATCAGCTTGAAGAATCTTGATGTACTAAATGATGTAAGTTCCTCTAAAGTAACTGCCCATGAAATGGACTAAggtttatttataataattcatagTAACATTATGACATCTTTTCTGCTATTAGAATGCTCAGAAATGCCTTGCCAGTTGTAGAATAGAGTCTATTGATAAAGATGCTGCCCAAGATCTTGTGCCCAATTTGTGTGTGCCTTTGAACTCTGCCTTCTACATGCCTGAAGCTGTAAATGTTTATCCTCAACGCTATCTCATGGTCAGTAGGAACAGCTTTGTAATTTCATTTTAGAGAgttctattttatgttttttacaCTATGGTTAGTTTATTTAGGCACTTTTTTTAGCTTGTGAAGATCTGGCGAAAGACCTGTCAACCCCTGGTTCTGGAAGAAAAGAGTTAAATTTGCACAAGAAGTCTATTAATAACCTTCTTGAATTTGCAGGTACAACAATATCCTCTTGGTTCAGTTTCTTTTAGTTGCAACTATTGTTTCAACGTTATTTTGTCAGAACATAGACAAAAGtagtttactttttttatttttctaaggCAAAGTAGTTTCACTGGCATAATTGTCTTAATTGAGCTATTCCTAGAAATTGCTACATTGATGTGCTGCTACCAGGAACCAGCATAATGGGGCTGTACTTTGTAATATAGTAGTCTGCTTAACTGAAGTATTTTGGCACAATGGCCAACTATTTTACCTAACGGAAAACAATAAACTTTGTATTGACTAGAGAGAGTATCGAGGTTGTACTCCTACAATCCAAATTGTAAACAATCTTGTATCTGGTTCATTTTTAGCATTGCAATGTGTGCTTACCAAAGTTTGCATTATCCCCGTGGAGCATGCTAGGGAACACTTGTTTTTCTTCAATGTTGGCTCTTAAGTATGTTTTGTATGGGTCAGTTGTGGAACTAATATTAAAGATATTGAACGACATGGAGACAGTGGAGTTAAGAATCTGAAACATTTATTTGTTATGAACacttttgaagaaaaaatgattCAATCAGCACCTCTCTGATGTGCCATTCTGTCACACCCTTAGGGTTGAACTAGGGTGTGAATGGGAATTtggaaattaagagagaaatttggggaagaaattaaatgagagggagagatgTAGCAGAGGAGATAAGGAAGGAGATAatcgagagagaaaaatattacGAGAGAAACATAATATTCAATTCATTCTCATCATCATAGCCCTTCCTAGAGCTAAGGCTTAATATATATAGGCTCACATTAACTACCGGACAAGGCACTCTAATCGCCTAAG is from Diospyros lotus cultivar Yz01 chromosome 2, ASM1463336v1, whole genome shotgun sequence and encodes:
- the LOC127794866 gene encoding uncharacterized protein LOC127794866, with the protein product MELATILTPNPNPRLNPWPLKSPVNSSYLRPKHFIGALPQPVSCSFSSISVRPSSSGLQPSLRYAVLGAGFAGLSVAWHLLLHSPKELHVCIDIYDEVGIGGGASGVSGGLLHPYSPKVKLLWRGAECWRESLKLLSIAEAAVGCSKLESESNCYTQSSDGFIVRRRGILRPAISLKNLDVLNDNAQKCLASCRIESIDKDAAQDLVPNLCVPLNSAFYMPEAVNVYPQRYLMALFLACEDLAKDLSTPGSGRKELNLHKKSINNLLEFAGEYSAVIVCLGARAAFLPELSGKLPLRTCRGVVARLELPEDSSGSYPDHSPSILSDAWIAVQGPRNLYLGSTWDWNSRNYLPEVPSEEASKALEELLHKASVIYPAIKNWNFTGASAGLRAMPPLTPHGSLPLLGCLDDDFIGGNLPSCKYWLLGGLGSRGLLYHGWLGKLMAQAVLSCNEDLLPSELTSWKIKKA